The genomic stretch TTGGATCATACTGAATAGCAATAAATTAGTTAATTTTGAACAATTTATCTAAACTCTAAACTTTGTAGCACTAAAGATTTGGAGTTCCTCCAAATTAGAGAGATTTAACATCATatgaattttttttctcaaaTTCTTAAAAAAAATTCATTTCCCCTTATTTGTTTAGAAGACAACCCCTCCCTATTCATTCAAAGTACCAAATGAAacttaaaaaaaattctaaggCAATATATGTGAAGAGAGATGTACCTGGGTGACATTAAAGTAGTATTGTAAAACAATGTTCGAGAATTGATAAGGTGTTGTGTAAATTGCTTGGAGAAATGCATTTGTGTAATAATTTAGTACAAAATCACCAAACCCGACAACAACAAAATATAGTGAACCATCTATAATTGATAATACATCTATTTATTAACAAAATCACTATATTTTGTTCACTATATAGTGAACCATCTATATAGTGAACAAAATATAGTGAAGCATCTATTTTCGCCAGTTCTTTCTGGTAATTCTTCTAGTTTCCTAGTTGTTGGCTTAATGGTAGTACATCACACCAAAAACATACACAAAAATATTATATTTATCTCATATAACACAAAGTAAAGAAAAATGAGAGCGGCTTTATGTATTTACATTCAAAGTTTCCACCATTCAAAAGGTTGACTCCTTTAGTAATTAGGTTAAGGTATGCCGTTGGTACGAGATAAATCCAAAGAGCTCAGCTGCAATTTTATTGGAATGGTGATAATTTAAAAAATGCATGCAATGAATTAGATATTTTGAAGGAAAAGAAAATTACAAGCATAATCTGAAGCAACTTTTACATTAGAAAATCTTTCGGTTGGAGAGTGATTCACAAAGTCTCCTAATTACACATAAATTTCGTTTAATTTTTGTTTGTGTAGTTAGGATTCTTGTGTATTTCAATTCGGTTTAAGATGTAGAGTGAGAATTTAAGTAAAGTGTTGATGGATTTAGAATCTTGAGGTAGAGATGGAGAGAATGGTGGTTTTGGTTTGTGGTTTGAGCTCCACCGCAGCCAGAGATGAGATCGACCGCACAGGAGCTGTTGTATTTTTGGCGGATGCTTTTGAACATGAGAGGAAGAATCTAAACACGTGAGAATTGTGAGGCTAACATGTGCTGACTTTTGTTATGGTTGGATCACATTGCATCTTGTATTGGATGGGCTTAAGTACATTTAGGCCCATGGCAATTGCTTTGCACACCCTTGTTTCAATTATGCACCTCCTTTGCTCCATTACTTATTTTGTTTGctattatttgtttttttttgttgttttccttttattattcTTATGTTActattttattgattttatttttttacaCTTTCATTAACACTTCGATTTGATATAATTTTTAGGCCAACACCGATTTAACGTGTATATAGAATTTCTAATCATAATATTATAATATTGTCAttcttttaaatttaaattttaatatgGTAATTAGTATATTATATTTTTTTGATACATGTGTTAGTCCCGGTAGAAATAGAAGTCTAATATATGTATAAAATATAAACTTAAATTTAAAACAGTTAAGtaatataaaaaatattagtTCAGCaagtttattattattttttagttcaacatatatttataatatttttaatagTCTAATATtgtaaaaaataattaaattaaaataaataagtaagtaattttatttaaatttgaatttttaGATGTTCAACATACATATTAATCATATATTAGTGATCATAAAATCAATGGAGATCTTCAACATATATATTAATGGATTTTAAAAGACAATTAATTCAGAATAATAAATTTGTCAATATAATAATTAAAGAAACCATTATTTATAACAATTAATTTGTTACCATAAAATAGAATTTTTATTGGAAATAGAATTGTTGTTTAAAGTTGAGTCTTTTATTAGGTGAAATGATGAATTTATTCGATATTCTCAAAAATAATTAATACATGATAAAATATATTATGTTTGTTATAAAcattaaaaaaatttatttggaTCAATAGTAAACCTTTTATTTTGTATATTAACGTTATAATAAAATAGCAGATATTGTCCCGtatataaattttaattttgtttttggtattattataaaaatatttaaacCAATAGTGAATCTTTTTTcgtttataaaaataaaattgtttataaaaatatttggatGAATAATACATTTTTTACATATATAAAGAGTATGGttgttttatcattatttataaaaatatttgaaataataGTAAATTTTTTCATTTATAAATTTCTCGTATTtgaattttatatatatatatatatatatatatatatatatatatatatatatatatatatatatatatatatatatatatatatatattcagtATTTACATTAATAACACatatttaataaattaatatttaaattgTATGAATTTTATGTAAAAAAAATATTTGGATCATAGTACGATTTTTATGGTATGTAAAGATTATTTTTGTTTGGTCTGATGCATTTATTTAAGTAATTTGTAACAAATATTTGATACATTGATAAAGCCAAATAATTTTTCCTTGTTTAGTTGTATATTATTAACTAATATTTTTCTAATTCTTAGTTGTATATTTatatcaaataattttttatgCTTAGTCATATATCTATAACAATTAATTGTGAtaaatatttttgtattattttTCACTTATTAATATGTGATATACACCAATTATTACATATAATTTTACATAAATGTGTAGATATCAACAAAAATACCATACTTAACTAACAAATTTTGAAGAAAACACCGATTTAACGTGCATATAAAGTTTTTAATCATAATATTATGATTTTGCCTTACTTTAAAAATTTAATGTCGTTAATTATATTCTAACATGTATCCATATATATTATTgtaattaatatattatatttttttacacaatatattatatttttaaaaaagtTGTCTACATGTCTTAGTCTCGATAGAAATAGAAGTATAGTATAAGTATTAAAttataaatttatatttattaCTATTTTTTAGTTCAAAATATGTTTATAATATTTTAATAGTCTAATGATGTAAGGAAGAAAATATGAGTGACAAATACAATATCCCATGAGCTGCACTGAAAACCATAAAATGTGTCTGTTAAAAAAAAACTCAGCATATTTTTGAAACTAAAAACTGAAGATTTCAAATCCAAAAATCATCcttatgaataaataaaatttctcaaacaatagcaacaacaacatttgTCGCAGAAGGTTTCAAATCCAAAGGAATGCCATAGTAGCAACATCTATTGCTGAAGGTTACCAAAATATAGGATACTTTGTCAGACATGTAAGTACGGTCTGGATTGTCAACAATCGGAGAAAGAGTCTCATCATAATCGAGAAACAATGTTATTTTCTTCCCTAAGGCGCAATTAGCTGTGAAAATTATAAAACAGAAATAATTAACAAAATGGTACAAACAATACTTTCACCATAAATTGCATAAAGGATATTGGATCACACTGAATAGCAATAAATTAGTTGAATTTGAAGAATTTATCGAAACTCTAAACTATGTAGCAGTAAAGATTTGGAGTTCCTCCAAATTAGAGAGATTTAACATCATATGAGAAAATTTTCTCAAATTCCTAAACAAAATTCATTTCGCCCTTATTTGTTTAAAAGACAACCCCTACCTATTCCTTCAAGTAACAAAGAAAacttaaaaaaaattctaaggCAATATATGTGAAGAGAGACGTACCTGGATGACATTAAAGTAGTATTGTAAAAGACTGTTTGAGAATTGATAAGGTGTTGTGTAAATTGCTTGGAGAAATGCATTTGTGTAATAATTTAGTACAAAATCACCAGACCCGGCAACAACAAATATAGTGAACCATCTATAATTGATAGTGCATTTGATTGTCCAGCTATTTTCGCCAGTTCTTTCTGGTAATTCTTGTAGTTTTCTAGTTGTTGGCTTAATGGAAGTACATACTACACACCAAAAACATACACaaaaatattatatatatctCATATAACACAAAGTAAAGAAAAATGAGAGCGGCTTTATGTATTTACATATCTTGCTGTTGTGGAGTAGTGGTAACCAGTAGCTAACGACGCAAAGTTCGCACCATAGGTTGACTCCTTTAGTAATTAGGTTAAGGTGAGTCGTTGGTACGAGGTAAATCCAAAGAGCTCAGCTGCAATTTTTTTTGGAATGGTGATAATT from Lathyrus oleraceus cultivar Zhongwan6 chromosome 7, CAAS_Psat_ZW6_1.0, whole genome shotgun sequence encodes the following:
- the LOC127104335 gene encoding GDSL esterase/lipase At1g20120-like, translated to MVVNVIKGESLVHALFIFGDSIVDVGNNNYLATTVKANLYPYGRDFVNHSPTERFSNGKVASDYALCTSIKPTTRKLQELPERTGENSWTIKCTINYRWFTIFVVAGSANCALGKKITLFLDYDETLSPIVDNPDRTYMSDKVSYILVTFSNRCCYYGIPLDLKPSATNVVVAIV